The Paenibacillus polymyxa M1 DNA segment ACCCGTTATTGCAGGGCTTGGAGGAAGGGCATGTGTATTTTGTGCATTCCTATCATGCAAAGCCGGAGATCGAAAGTGACCTGCTGGCAGTAACCGACTACGGTGGACCTGTAACGGCTATTGTTGGCAGAGGCCATGTATACGGTATGCAGTTCCATCCGGAGAAAAGCGGAGAAATGGGGATGCGTCTGCTTCGTCAGTTTTTGGAATTGGCGGAAGCGGAAAAGCGAGCATAACTACTTGAGCGTTTGTGTTAGTAGGCTCAAATTTGGGCGTTGATGGGTGTGAAGGTATATAGCTGTTGATTAGTTCATAAGGGGGTCATACTTTGTTCACGATATACCCGGCGATTGATATTCGCGATGGCAAATGTGTACGACTGGTACAAGGTGATTATAACCAGGAGACAATATACAACGAAAATCCGGTGGAAGTAGCACGAGAATGGGAGCGCTTGGGCGGCTCCTACATTCATTTGGTTGATTTGGACGGTGCCAAAGCAGGTCAACCGGTGAATGATGCGCTCATTGGACGGATTGCTTCTGCGGTGCAAGTACCTGTACAAGTGGGCGGTGGCTTACGTACGCTTGAGCATGTGGAGCGGCTGTTGTCGCTGGGCGTGAGCCGAGTGATTTTGGGCACGGCAGCTATTGAGGATCGTGCTTTTACGGAAGCGGTATTGGGTACCTACGGTGATCGGATCGCCATCGGTCTAGATGCGCGAAATGGCTATGTGGCTACGCGTGGATGGCTCGAAACCTCGGAGGTTCGAGCAGATGAATTGGCTGCTGAACTGGCCTCCAAGGGAGCTGAAACATTTATTTTCACAGACATTTCTCGCGACGGCATGATGCAGGGCCCGAATGTAGAGGCTATTGCAGCGCTTGCCAAAAGCAGTGGACGAACCGTGATTGCATCCGGCGGAGTCAGCAAGATGGATGATCTAATCACACTGAGCACCTATGCGAAAGAAGGCGTGGGCGGAGCTATTGTGGGTAAAGCATTGTATACAGGGAGCATTGATTTACAGGTTGCCGTACAAGCTGTAGCAAAGGCATAGGGGGAGTAGGCATGCTGGCTAAACGTATTATTCCCTGTCTGGATGTAAAGGATGGCAGGGTGGTTAAGGGCGTTAATTTTGTGAACTTGCGCGATGCAGGTGACCCGGTGGAGCTGGCTGCGCTTTATGACCAGGAAGGGGCGGACGAAATCGTATTTCTGGATATTTCCGCTTCGGTTGAAGGTCGTGCCACGATGGAAGAAGTAGTTCGCCAGACAGCCGGAGAAATTGCTATTCCTTTCACCGTAGGTGGCGGGATATCTCATGTCGATGATATGAAACGCATTTTGCGTGCCGGTGCTGATAAAATCGGCGTAAATACGGCGGCTGTCCGCAACCCTCAGCTGATCGCAGAAGGTGCGCGCAGCTTTGGTTCACAATGTATCGTTGTTGCCATCGATGCCAAGTACAATGAGGCGTGGGGCGAATGGGAAGTTTACACGCACGGAGGCCGCACGCCATCGGGTATTCGCGCCTTGGCCTGGGCCAAGGAAGCAGAGCAGCTGGGGGCCGGTGAGATTCTGCTGACCAGCATGAATGCAGACGGAACTAAGGATGGCTTTGACCTGCCGCTGACTTCCGCGGTTTCGGATATCGTAGGGATTCCAGTTATTGCTTCCGGCGGAGCAGGCAAACAGGAACATTTCTATGACGTGTTTACGTCAGGTAAGGCAGATGCTGGATTAGCAGCAACGATTTTTCACTATAAAGAAATCGGAATCCCTGAGCTGAAACGGGATTTGAAGCGCAGAGGAGTGGAGATACGATGAGCAACGAATTGAACCAACAGCTATCTCTGGAGCAGATACTGGATAATGTCCGCTGGAATGAGGCGGGGCTTGTCTCGGCAATTGTGCAGGATGATGCTACGCTTCAGGTATTGACGCTGGCCTATATGAACCGTGAGTCACTGAAACGGTCTTTGGAGTCAGGAGAGACCTGGTTCTGGTCTCGTTCCAGACAGGAGCTGTGGCACAAGGGGGCAACTTCAGGGAATACGCAGAAGATCTCCTCCATCCAGCTGGATTGTGACGGAGATGCTCTATTGGTGCGTGTCATTCCGAGCGGTCCGGCCTGTCATACAGGCGCAACGAGTTGCTTTTCTCGTGATATTTCCGTGCCAGGAACAGCTGTAACACCTGTGGCAGGAAAAGCAGGAGCTCAAGTGTCGGTAACTCGTACCGATGCTATTCCCATTGCTTCAGAAGGCCGCTTTGAGGTGCTTGCCCAATTGGAAGCAATTATTAAGGAACGCGAGGAGACACGTCCTGAGGGAGCCTATACGACCTATCTCTTTGACAAAGGCGTAGACAAAATCCTGAAAAAGGTTGGCGAAGAAGCCTCCGAGACCATCATTGCAGCCAAAAATAAAGATAATGAGGAGTTGCGCCTAGAGGTCAGCGACTTGATTTATCACCTGTTGGTGCTGTTGCAGGAGCGCAAGCTACCACTCGATGACGTGCTGGCTGAGCTGAATCGCCGTCATGAACGCCCTCGTCGTGATTAGGACGTGTGCTGCATTGTATGAAAGGGGAGGGCTGCATGAAAATTGACTATCATACGCATCATTCCCGCTGCGGGCATGCGATAGGAAGTCTGGAGGAGTATGTGCAGCAGGGGATCCGGCTGGGGCTGGATCAGCTCGGCTTATCCGATCATATGCCGCTGCTGCATGTAGAACCAGCCAACTATTATCCAGAAATGGCGATGCCTATGGATGAGCTGCCCCGATACGTGGAAGAATGCTTGGATCTGAAGGAGCGTTATAAGGGGCAAATTGATATTCGTGTTGGTTTGGAAGGCGACTATATCGAGGGCTGGGAACGCGAAATCGAAGATATCGTCCATGCATACCCATGGGATTATGTGATTGGTTCCGTCCACTTTCTCGGTGAGTGGGATGTCACCGACTTCCGTCAGGTTCACCATTGGGAAGGTAAAAATGTGCTAGAGGTGTACCGCACATATTATGATGCGGTTTCCAAGGCGGCCGCTACGGGGTTGTATGACATCATGGGTCATTTGGATGTCATTAAGCGCTTCGGCTATCATCCGAAACCAGAGGAAGAGGAGGAGCTGCGTGAATTGGAGCGCTCCGCACTCTCAGCCGTAGCCCGCAGCGGTCGGGCAATGGAACTCAATGCATCAGGGCTTTCCAAGCCCTGTGCCGAAATGTTTCCGAGTCGCCGCATGCTGGAGCAAGCTTTCACGCTAGGTATCCCGTTGACCATCGGCTCGGATGCCCATGATCCAGCGAAGCTGACTGAGCATCTGGAGAAGGCGCGTGCGCTTTTACATGAGGTTGGCTATCGCGAGCTTGCTGTATTTGAGCAACGTGAACGTTCGCAGGTTCCGCTGACGTTATAATAATATATTAAATGTTGTATCCAGTGACTAGCCGAACGCACCTTTCACACAGGGAAAATGCGCTCGGCTATTTAGCGTATTTTTGTATATGTATCTACCGGGGTACGAGCACGAAACCGTTTTTTGGAATAAGGCAGGATCGACTGTCAAGTCGTTTTGAAGTTGTGGTATACTGAAGGGTATGAACATGTCAGTTACTTTTAAAGGAGGTGCCTTGGTTATTTATGAAAGGGAAACATCTGCGAGTTTCGGAACCTAGCCCTAAGATTATTGCTTTGCGTTTCGACGCATCTTTCTTTTTTGAGAAAGCTGTGCGCTCGCTTGATCGCAATCATTATGACAAGGCATTGAAATATTTTCGCAAAGCCGTTGAATATGAACCGGATAATCCGGTGAATCATTGCAATATGGCGGGTATATTATCAGAGATGGGGGATTATGCAGGTTCGAATGAGATCCTGTCCTCTGTTCTGAGTGACGTAGACTCGTCGATGACAGAATGTTATTTCTATATGGCGAATAATTACGCTAATATGGAGCAGTTTGAAGAAGCGGAAAAAGCATTGGTCACGTACCTGGAGGAGGACGAAGAAGGCCAGTTTCTTGATGAAGCCGAGGAAATGATGGAGCTGCTCTATTATGAGCTGGACCGTCCGACGAAGCTGAACCGCATTAAGGCCCGGCAGGGAGTGGTTGAGCATGATCAGGCCCGTGTTCTGCTGGAGGAAGGGAAATTTGCTCAGGCAGCCCAACTGCTCAAGCAAATTTCTGAGGAGCAACCAGACATGTTCGCTGCGCGGAATAATCTGGCGCTAGCGTATTACTACATGGGATTGTTCCAAAATGCTAAGGCTACCATTATTCAAGTGTTGGAGGATGAGCCAGGTAATTTACACGCATTGTGCAACTTGGCGATTTTTTATCAGCACGAAGGCGGCGGTCCGGAATTGGATCGTCTGGTTCAAACCTTGGCGGTCACTATACCGTTTCAGGAGGAGCAGGTATTCAAGCTGGCGACCACTATGGGGATTCTCGGACGTCATGAGGAGGCCTACAGACATTTTCGTAGGTTGCTTCATGGCAATGGAGAGAACAATGCGGACGCTTCTTTGTACCATTACACAGCGGTAGCTGCCAGCAATACAGGAAGATATGCGGAAGCTCGGCGGTTATGGAGTCATTTGCAAAAGCAGGATGCTTCCTCGGAGGTTCCAAGATTTTTCCTGTCCAGATTGGAAGAGCTTCAGCAGGAAGGTACACCGCTGCAAGTGCTCAGCTATCACTATCATCTCCCGTTTGAAGAGCAATTCCGCATGTGGGAGAAGTTTGGTGCTGAGCAGGTGCCTGACAGTATGAAGAAGGACCCGCTAATCCGGTCATCTTTCTTTTGGGCCTTGCGCCACGGAGACCGGGCGACTCAGCTTCAGGTCATTCAGGCGTTAAGCCTGATCGGTGACGATGAGGTGCGTCAGGCGCTGGAGTCCTTCGTAGAAGACCCGGATCAGGAGAGTGAACTCAAACGCCGTGCTTTGCAAGTATTGCAAGAGCTGGCAGAGCAGGAAGTACAGAATACACACACGGAAACGGAGCATCCTGAGCGGTTGGAGGCTGAGAAAGATCCGTATACAACCGAAGGTGATATCTCTGCTTCGTCAGTTGATCCACAATGGCAGGCCGTGCTGGACAAGGTACTGACCG contains these protein-coding regions:
- the hisA gene encoding 1-(5-phosphoribosyl)-5-[(5-phosphoribosylamino)methylideneamino]imidazole-4-carboxamide isomerase is translated as MFTIYPAIDIRDGKCVRLVQGDYNQETIYNENPVEVAREWERLGGSYIHLVDLDGAKAGQPVNDALIGRIASAVQVPVQVGGGLRTLEHVERLLSLGVSRVILGTAAIEDRAFTEAVLGTYGDRIAIGLDARNGYVATRGWLETSEVRADELAAELASKGAETFIFTDISRDGMMQGPNVEAIAALAKSSGRTVIASGGVSKMDDLITLSTYAKEGVGGAIVGKALYTGSIDLQVAVQAVAKA
- the hisF gene encoding imidazole glycerol phosphate synthase subunit HisF, producing MLAKRIIPCLDVKDGRVVKGVNFVNLRDAGDPVELAALYDQEGADEIVFLDISASVEGRATMEEVVRQTAGEIAIPFTVGGGISHVDDMKRILRAGADKIGVNTAAVRNPQLIAEGARSFGSQCIVVAIDAKYNEAWGEWEVYTHGGRTPSGIRALAWAKEAEQLGAGEILLTSMNADGTKDGFDLPLTSAVSDIVGIPVIASGGAGKQEHFYDVFTSGKADAGLAATIFHYKEIGIPELKRDLKRRGVEIR
- the hisIE gene encoding bifunctional phosphoribosyl-AMP cyclohydrolase/phosphoribosyl-ATP diphosphatase HisIE; the encoded protein is MSNELNQQLSLEQILDNVRWNEAGLVSAIVQDDATLQVLTLAYMNRESLKRSLESGETWFWSRSRQELWHKGATSGNTQKISSIQLDCDGDALLVRVIPSGPACHTGATSCFSRDISVPGTAVTPVAGKAGAQVSVTRTDAIPIASEGRFEVLAQLEAIIKEREETRPEGAYTTYLFDKGVDKILKKVGEEASETIIAAKNKDNEELRLEVSDLIYHLLVLLQERKLPLDDVLAELNRRHERPRRD
- the hisJ gene encoding histidinol-phosphatase HisJ yields the protein MKIDYHTHHSRCGHAIGSLEEYVQQGIRLGLDQLGLSDHMPLLHVEPANYYPEMAMPMDELPRYVEECLDLKERYKGQIDIRVGLEGDYIEGWEREIEDIVHAYPWDYVIGSVHFLGEWDVTDFRQVHHWEGKNVLEVYRTYYDAVSKAAATGLYDIMGHLDVIKRFGYHPKPEEEEELRELERSALSAVARSGRAMELNASGLSKPCAEMFPSRRMLEQAFTLGIPLTIGSDAHDPAKLTEHLEKARALLHEVGYRELAVFEQRERSQVPLTL
- a CDS encoding tetratricopeptide repeat protein, which codes for MKGKHLRVSEPSPKIIALRFDASFFFEKAVRSLDRNHYDKALKYFRKAVEYEPDNPVNHCNMAGILSEMGDYAGSNEILSSVLSDVDSSMTECYFYMANNYANMEQFEEAEKALVTYLEEDEEGQFLDEAEEMMELLYYELDRPTKLNRIKARQGVVEHDQARVLLEEGKFAQAAQLLKQISEEQPDMFAARNNLALAYYYMGLFQNAKATIIQVLEDEPGNLHALCNLAIFYQHEGGGPELDRLVQTLAVTIPFQEEQVFKLATTMGILGRHEEAYRHFRRLLHGNGENNADASLYHYTAVAASNTGRYAEARRLWSHLQKQDASSEVPRFFLSRLEELQQEGTPLQVLSYHYHLPFEEQFRMWEKFGAEQVPDSMKKDPLIRSSFFWALRHGDRATQLQVIQALSLIGDDEVRQALESFVEDPDQESELKRRALQVLQELAEQEVQNTHTETEHPERLEAEKDPYTTEGDISASSVDPQWQAVLDKVLTVMSKSSDPAMQHDLRSLWQEYLDRLAPEVPMVQHTEGWAAALEYLTAKMHHHSVTYQEVADRYGISVSTVSRYARQIDSVCGIKQKLKQPLSTFKKQV